The Tripterygium wilfordii isolate XIE 37 chromosome 4, ASM1340144v1, whole genome shotgun sequence genome has a window encoding:
- the LOC119996894 gene encoding ATP synthase subunit b, chloroplastic-like — protein MVKAKSFEVQTQHRILDTIRNSEELREGAIEQLEKAWDRLRKAELEADQFRANEYSEIEREKLNLINSTSKILEQFENYKNETIHFEQERAINQVRQRVFQQALQEALGTLNSSLTNELHLRTISANIGIFGTMKELTN, from the exons ATGGTTAAAGCTAAATCGTTTGAAGTCCAGACGCAGCAT AGGATCTTGGATACTATTCGAAATTCAGAAGAACTTCGCGAGGGAGCTATTGAACAGCTGGAAAAAGCCTGGGACCGTTTACGGAAAGCTGAACTGGAAGCAGATCAGTTTCGAGCGAATGAATATTCTGAGATAGAACgagaaaaattaaatttgattaaTTCAACTTCAAAGATTTTAGAACAATTcgaaaattacaaaaatgaaaccattcattttgaacaagaaAGAGCGATTAATCAAGTTCGACAACGGGTTTTCCAACAAGCCCTACAAGAAGCTCTAGGAACTCTGAATAGTTCTTTGACCAACGAGTTACATTTACGTACTATCAGTGCaaatattggcatctttgggacGATGAAAGAACTAACTAATTAG
- the LOC119996895 gene encoding ATP synthase subunit alpha, chloroplastic-like: MVTIRADEISNIIRERIEQYNREVKIVNIGTVLQVGDGIARIYGLDEVMAGELVEFEEGTIGIALNLESNNVGVVLMGDGLMIEEGSSVKATGRIAQIPVSEAYLGRVINALAKPIDGRGEISASESRLIESPAPGFIQLKSKGKHHDICIEISSLVSNARPSEINLNDEVESV, from the exons ATGGTAACCATTCGAGCCGACGAAATTAGTAATATTATCCGTGAACGTATTGAACAATATAATAGAGAAGTAAAGATTGTAAATATCGGTACCGTACTTCAAGTAGGCGACGGCATCGCTCGTATTTACGGTCTTGATGAAGTAATGGCGGGTGAATTAGTAGAATTTGAAGAGGGTACAATCGGCATTGCTCTTAATTTGGAATCAAATAATGTTGGTGTTGTATTAATGGGTGATGGTTTAATGATAGAAGAGGGAAGCTCTGTAAAAGCAACAGGAAGAATTGCTCAGATACCAGTGAGTGAGGCTTATTTGGGTCGTGTTATAAATGCCCTGGCTAAACCTATTGATGGTCGAGGCGAAATTTCAGCTTCTGAATCTCGGTTAATTGAATCTCCCGCTCCAG GGTTCATTCAACTCAAAAGCAAAGGCAAGCATCATGATATCTGTATAGAGATTAGTTCTTTAGTATCCAATGCAAGGCCTAGTGAGATCAATCTAAACGATGAAGTTGAGAGTGTTTAA